ACCTCACCTAACGCAGCCTAGCCCAATGCATGTGAACAACAACATGGCGGACATGATTGCAAAGCACGATGACGATGCAGGATGACCGGGCGGTATCGCAAAATAACTAGTGGAAtacaccgtttcaaaaataatattttcggcATACTTCATATACATTCTTTTGTACTAACTGACCAGATGGCGACACCGCAATAAGATGGGCTGGGAATgtcgatgatgatgatgatccGTAAACTTTAATGTGCAAGAATTTATTGTGGGGAAAGGTGTGGTTGGTATACATATGGATCGCGAGCCTATTCAACACGTTGAATTGTTCTTATAGTTTTTCTATCGCGAACTTCAGTATCCATAGTACGTCAAACTTATAAAATCTACATCAAACGTGGTGGATCTAAGTAAAATTAACCTCGTCTGTTGCCTACAAACGCTGCCCACTAACAGAATGTCGGATCTGGAGGTTTGGTAGGAGTACAACGTGACGGGGGTAAGACGCGGACGGCTTGAGTATTCTGCTCGCGCTGAATGAGCAATTCGAAATATAGTATCCGTCAAACTTCTTGGACAAACGACCTTGAATGcgcagaaacaaaaaataggtCTCTTTGGCGGTGCGGTGCGGGACGCGGAGGCGGGGCGCGCTCTGATTAGTTTGTAACGTCCCGCTGGTCTCTTGTGTACACTCGCGTTCAGTGATTATGGTTATTTTTGTTGACTCGTCGTTTTCTTTGTTCTAATTTAGTTGagttttttgttataattcgTTGACTTGGTTGttgttaatttgtttttgttatttcattaGTTGACTTTTGTGATGTTTGTTACTCCATGATGCCATGAAAAACGAACATTGTTTTGAAAAGACAAAGTAGAAAAATGGTCTACgaagtttattgtttttttaaaaaagttgcaaaaagTGATAAAGAAGCGTTGGAGCGGACTTCAGAAGCCACGAAAACTTCTGTTCGCACAGTGCGACGAATTGTGGACGAAGTAAAGAAGTCTGGCTTGCTAGCCGTATTCCGGACTCCCGGTAAAAAAAgatcggggaaaaaaaaggtgacTGACATTGACAGTTTTGACCAAACGGTGATAAGGAGATGCGTCCACAATTACCATCTTACAAATAAGGAGCTTCCGACCGTAGAAATGCtacgagaaaaattaaaacaagaCATTCATTTTACCGGATCTGAAAGCAGCTTACGACGAGTATTAAAACAGTTGGGCTTTCGATggaagaaaacagaaaataatcgaaagctgctaattgaaaaaactaatATTCGGTTCCTTAGGATTGAATTCctacaaaaaattaacaagTTTAGGGAAGAAGGTAGGCCCATCATATACACCGATGAGTCTTATGTGGACTCATCTCATGCTAGCACCACGGATTGGACAGATGGATCAACCCAAGGTTTGAAAAAACCAATATCAAAAGGGCAGCGCCTTGTTATTGTCCACGCAGGATCCGAGAACGGCTTCGTGCCTTATGCACTGCATTTATTTGAAGCCGGCACGAAGTCTGGAGATTATCATGATAAtatgaattatgaaaattatgaaaaatggcTGCGTTCCCAACTTATGCCAAATCTGCCACCGAATTCGGTCGTGATCGTCGACAACGCCTCGTATCACAATAAACAGAGTGAGTTGGCCCCCACATCCAATACGATAAAAGCAGATATGCAGAAGTGGCTCCGAGATAGAGACATTcaatatcgcgaaaatatGTTAAAACCGGAGTTATatcatttaataaaattaaataaagacCTGCACAAAAAATTCAGCGTGGACAACATTCTGGCTGAAAATAACCATTCCGTTCTCCGTTTGCCGCCATATCATCCTGATCTGAATCCTATTGAGATGGCATGGGCAAATATAAAAGGATATGTCAGCAGTAAAAATGTGACGTGGAATTTCGAAAAGGTGAAAGAGCTGGTGAACGAAAAAGTTGCTGCAATGGGTCCTAGCGAATGGGCAAAACTCtgtaaaaaagtgaaagaaattgaagatgAGTATATTAAAAGTGATCATGTGGTGGACGTGGTCACTGAACAGTTTATTATTTTCGCTGATGACGACAGTGAAAGTGACagcgacgatgatgatgatgaaattggtgatgatgatgaaacaACTGAACCAACCCCTGGCACCAGCTCGGCTTCGGCTGGTTTCGACATAATGGAAGGCATATCTATCCTCCCagttgatgatgatgattagCAGTAATTTGATTAGGAGGGGGTTGGAGTCCTTATAGTAATAtaagtttttaataaatattatgttctGTTCTTacccatttttttatcattacaaTACTCTCCTCACTTTACTAATACCAATTACTGTAAACGTTATTATATTAGCTAACGcaatcatgaaaaattgtgtttttcatTGACATATTATTTTTGGACGTAAGTGTACGATGCGCAAACTTTCCCCCACCACCTCGCGCGATGGCCAAGAAGTTTGACGGGTACTGTACCTCTGTCTCCTCGAATCGTAAGTCTCATGAAACATGATGTGGTGCAGTTCAACGAAATGCAAAAGACGATAATCGAGAGCATTCtacgaatgaaatatcatgaGGGCGAATAcagcaaatttgaatttttgtgtgACGGATGAGCAGTCAGCAAAAGCATAGAAAAAGATATCCCAAGAATAGTTTGCTCTCTCGGGGAAATATCAGCTGTTAGTCGGTGTCGCTGATGGCTTGGAAATTTGTTTCCCCCCACACGTTCCATCGAAATTCTCGAAGCATTGCAAATAAAAGCGAACGTGGCAGAAACCGAGTCGTCAGTCTCGCATCAATATTCATACACGAAAAATTAACACTGTTCCAACTTGCAATATGGAGATCATCATGGACATTCAAAGTTTCGTTCACCCCGACGATAAATTTATACTGAAGGAACTTTGCATCATAAACATAAACGCAGTGGGTTTGAGTCGCATCCTCTTCGAACCAACGCACGCTTGGACAGATCTGCCGGCTGGACACAAAGCTACGGAGGCTTGGCTAACACACAATTTCCATGGGATACCTGGGAATGCGGGACTCGAACCTTATGCTGAGGTGCAGAAAGTTGTAATAAAGGCTGTTAAATATGCATGCTACGTATATGTCAAAGGTGAGGAGAAGAAACGGTGGCTGACGAAGATCGTTGACGGTGCAAAACAAGTAATAAACATGGAAGATCCACACATTTCACCACCATCACTGGAAAAACTGAAACATATGGAAGAGGCGGGTTGGTGCGATGATTAtcatgaaaatgtttcaacgGGATACAACTGTGCCTTCGAAAATGTTCAGCGGTTGAAGAAGTGGTTTGTAAAGGAGTGCACGGGGTCTCTCGCGAAATCGTTCTGTATATTCAACGAATTGGGcggtttgaagaaaataaggaCTGAAAACATCGCCAATTTGCCAAGGGAATTGATCCTTACGTTCGCATCAAATTCAATCGACACGGTGTGGGATAAGCTGCCAGAGAATATGCAAATGGACGCCAACATCGCCAGCCACCGCACATTTTCTCTACATTATAAGTTAACTGATTCCGGTAGTCATGCGTTCAATAGTTCAACTTCCATTGTTGAAGATTGTCTGCAATGCTGCTATACGACAAAATGTTAATGTTACGCGTGGAAAAAAGAGATATTAATAGAATTTATTGTggttatgtatatatatataattggggtgattcaaaaaaaaaacaaaaatttttttttctcgcaaacaGGCTTAAAAGTTTCCTTTTGGCGTAAAAAAGTGCCAGTTAAaatttgagcccttaatattaatattcaggTTGTCCGCATCGcacttttctatttcccataagaataacatgagataaattttttttgcaccttCTGATTTTTATTGCTTGCCTATCGtgtgtcataaaaaaaaactattgcTTAATCTTAtagagaattgaacgctctacaaaaaaggtctcttatgATTTGTTGCGGAAACTAAtagttcaaaagttattcgaggtcAAAGTTCAAGTTATCGCAAATTTTACCGTTTTTAATGCATTACAGCGAATTTCAtggtttgattaaaaaaatttatcagaaaatttGTGTTTATCTTGAACTTAGTCTTTAGGAGACATAAGtttgtcaataattttttgcaataatcTAAAAAAAGCGGACTgtttaaaacaatttatcgaagtaaatttttaaaatcgttttataaaataaaaaaaaattgtgtcaaGTCAAGTACTGCATTAAATTGTTCTTCTGTTTTTCCAGTAGTCTCGGTACATGTTTTAAAAGTTATGACTGTTAAATTTCATtactaaaaattatatttgagCATTTGTCTTATCGTCATGGGTTGATCGATAGAAAGGAAAACTTTTGGACTCAATCGATAATGTAACTATTTTTCTACTAGGCGGAGTTGTAGATAAAATAGTTTAGTTTGttgacacttgtgaaaattgatatttgcGTGCTCTTcagtttattgtttttctgaaATCCTAGTTTTCTCAAATACTGATggttatttaataattttgtttcgtaAGATCATTTTGTTTGTTATGAGTAATTCATTAACCATGGATTATTTAAGTCGCGTTGTTGGTGATAATCCAACTGAAGACTTTGTTGGACGTAAACTTCCTTTCCTACAAGAGGCAATGTCAGTATACctttatcataaaaaaaacttaaaattgCAACGAAAAGAAAGTCTTTTGATTACCATCGATAAAGTACGAGAAAAGTGGTCACAAGCAGGAATTCCAACGTGTGGAAAAGATTATGCAGTCAAAAACCTTTCTGGCGTGCTAGatcaagtaaaaaatttacaaaaaagttCTAAGCGTAGACGGTCAAAGACACAAAAACAGAAGGAGTCAAATTTTGGTcacaaattgaaaagtttattcGACATCGCTCAATTtaatgtcgaaaaatttatcaatcatGATCAGAAATTATTCCTTGCCGGTCAAAGATCAAAAAGTCGATTTGGTTTAATTGATAATACTCCAAAATCAGAAGGATCGATGAACATATGATTGTTGACTGTGCTGGTAGGTTTAATACATTTTTGATAGttattttgatttgaaatgattattAGTTTgagataaattaatatttctatttttagtCGTAGGTGAGGTTGCAAGTAATATGCTATTAGCCGCTCAAAAATCTGGATTACTTCAATCTGACTTATCAGCGACGATGTCTAGTCAAAGATCAAACTCATCGTCTGACTTTGAAATTCTGATGAGTCAACCAGAAAAAATTGACATAATGACACCTGAACTTGCTGGAGCACTTGATCGAGCAAAAATTAGTAATAGAAATGCTCTTTTCATATTGGCTGCTGCATTTAAGAGTATAGGAATTGATATTTCAACTCTCAATCTTAGTTATAGTACACTTTATCGTGGCCGTATTAAGTTCAGAATGAACATAGTCGAAGATTTGAAAAAGGAATTTCGCACAGAAGACCGTTATGTTGTGCATTGGGACAGTAAGATTCCATGCGATATTTCTGAAAAGAAATCCGTCGATCGTATTGCGATTCTTCTATCCGTTTCTGGGGTTGACCAGCTTCTTGCAGTTCCAAAAGCTGACGATGGGACAGCACATCAACAAGCTTCAGTTGTTATTTCAGCTTTAAACCAATGGAACGTAGCTCCGTACGTAAAAGCGATGTGTTCCGACACGCCGCTTGTCAATACCGGTAAAGTTTATGCAGTAAATAAATTActctaaaattttcatattcaatcttctttaataatttaaaatattttttcatttgtaggTATTCACAAAGGTACATGTGTCTTgattgaaaaagaattaaacCGGAAATTAGTATGGCTCCCATGCCGCCATCACataatggaaattattttgcGGGGAGTTTTTGAAGTATATTGGAATACGACGTCTGGTCCTAATGCACCGACATTTGgtcgtttcaaaaattcttggGAGGAAATTGATCAGTCAATGTATAGAAGTGGAATGGATGATGAAACTGTTGCAAGCATCTTAACAAATGAACGTGCTGAAATCATCATATATATTAACAATTGTTTACaggtaaaaattgtttactaATACTATACTTTGTTAGTCTACTCAAAACAATTCATTATAACATAATTTATTAACGTTTTTTTAGATTTCTCAACCTCGAGATGATTATCGAGAATTGTTACTACTATCACTAGCTTTTCTTGACAGCTGGTCAGcagagaaatttatttttaagcgTCCTGAAGCCATGCATCATGCACGATGGATGTCGAAAGCTATCTACAgcttaaaaatattaatgtttCGAGATCAATTCTATCTTTCGCCCCGTGAAACAAACAGTTTACggcaagtttttatttttgttatccTATTCTACATCAAAGCGTGGTATCCGTCGACATCTGCTATTCTGGCACCAAATAATGATTTcgatttgttaaaaaaaattgatttcctATGATAGAGTTAATCAGGCAGTTTCACAAAAAGCTTGTGACAAGATAAGTAACCACTTGTGGTACTTAAACGAAGAATTAGCTGTAATCTCTTTATTTGATACCAATGTCTCCGTCGATGTGAAAAGGAAGATGATTGAAGCAATTAATTCTCGACCAGCTTCTAAAACGACAAATCAGCGGTATGAAGTACTCGGAAATGAGTTGGAATTGTTATTGCAAAAAGATTTATGtgattttgtataaaaaaaatcatgggaattgttccaaaaatttgatttgccgagcgattttttagaaaaagacATTTCAACTTGGTCTAGTGATGACAGTTACATTGAATgtgctgaattttttaaaacattaaAAGTAACAAATGACGTAGCTGAAAGAGGGATCGCGTTGATTgaggaatataataattacctCACTAAAGATGAAGAGCAACTACAGTATTTATTACAAGTAGTCCAAGAGCATCGGCAACGTTATCCagactgtttgaaaaaaaatcttcaataacaataatttagaTCAGATTTATGAATAAGTTTTTTCGCAATAATTTACAAGTAcaagtaaaatgaataaattttttttcttaacaaaACCAATCGTCACTAAATTTATACCTCATGTAAGTATTTTAGATGACTGAcgctaaaaattttcttaaggAGTATCACTGGCCTCACTATACCAAAAAACTATTGACAAACTTATTTTTCCTTAAGACTAAGTTCAAGATAAACACaaattttctgataaatttttttaatcaaaccaTGAAATTCGCTGTAATGCATTAAAAACGGTAAAATTTGCGATAACTTGGATTTTgacctcgaataacttttgaactaTTAGTTTCCGCAACAAATcataagagaccttttttgtagagcgttcaattttctacaagATTAAgtgatggttttttttctatgacaCACGATAGGCTAGCAACAAAAATCACTaggtgcaaaaaaaatttatcccatgttattcttatggaaaatagaaaagcgCGATGCGGACAActttaatattgatattaagggctcaaattTTAACTGGCACTTTTTTACGCCAAAAGGAAACTTTTAAGCCtgtttgcgagaaaaaaaaatttttgttttttttttgaatcaccctaatatatatatgagattttttatttacactaTATACAAGgtatatacaaaaaatatcgttggccgtagaataataataatattaaatgtaCGCGATAGAATTAGACAAAACTACCGCCTCATTCGGAGTGTAAGTCAACTTCTAATTTTTAGAAAGTATTTTAGGGTGTGTTTCTAAGTTGCCCGAACATAATACGGGTCCGCGTATAAGACGGATGCGATGTTGACAGTTGCTGTCAATGACAGAAAGCCTTGGCATACATTCGGTGCAATACGGTATTTTGACATATTCGTGCTCTCTGTTTCCATTCGTAATGTTTAGTTGCAGGGCTCAATCTTGCTTGTCATAAATAAGGTACAGGAATGTGTCCACTTTAATACCCATAACACATAgtagatataaataaatatgcacAGAACTATATCAATTGATCGAATGTCAAAGAATGTTCATGAACGGTTTACCATCGCGTGACGCGAATAATAAAACAACCGCAATATGACCAACATCGAATGCACTTGCGTATCTACGCCGTGTTGCCACTGTCAGGTTTGTATCCTTGAAACATGTAGTAACCAAGGGGTTGCATGACTTCGGGTGGCCTAAGCGGTTTGCTGGGCGCGGCGAGCAGCCTGCTCCAAGCTCCGTAGGTCTTTCCCGGCCAGACCCACATCCCGGAAGTGACGCCGACtacgagaaagagaaacaatCTCAAGAAGACGAcctatatattgtaacgtggcagttcggttaggcctgcccgttacaagagactccctgaaccctgggcgagatcTCGGAATCAGGgtctagaaaatcgagtcgcggaataatttcagagagcgccagaactggagtcacgcacccgagcttcgacagggacgaaatagagcattgcgacccagatatttcaggcttttgttttgaattttttttttcgagtgcaccggctaccctccagTAACCAACTACAACACcgaacatctttcgaggcaaggcgaaaccacgacgatctcgcgggaaggacaccgaggctgcggagggggaggcaacgcagatccctgcagcgagggaatccaaggcggacgcgattcccgctggcggccggcgcgccgcagcctccccgctcgcCCCGCTTACGCCcaaccaaggcaaccgcgaggtgccagctagcgacgagggagcaccaccccgcccaaccccaggactacgtagcgctgcgcgggagacgacatcgcgatctagccttaagttctgcgccgcgtagagacgacaggtgcgcggcaagctgcgcaatccccaaaatcgat
The Neodiprion fabricii isolate iyNeoFabr1 chromosome 5, iyNeoFabr1.1, whole genome shotgun sequence genome window above contains:
- the LOC124183325 gene encoding uncharacterized protein LOC124183325 yields the protein MVYEVYCFFKKVAKSDKEALERTSEATKTSVRTVRRIVDEVKKSGLLAVFRTPGKKRSGKKKVTDIDSFDQTVIRRCVHNYHLTNKELPTVEMLREKLKQDIHFTGSESSLRRVLKQLGFRWKKTENNRKLLIEKTNIRFLRIEFLQKINKFREEGRPIIYTDESYVDSSHASTTDWTDGSTQGLKKPISKGQRLVIVHAGSENGFVPYALHLFEAGTKSGDYHDNMNYENYEKWLRSQLMPNLPPNSVVIVDNASYHNKQSELAPTSNTIKADMQKWLRDRDIQYRENMLKPELYHLIKLNKDLHKKFSVDNILAENNHSVLRLPPYHPDLNPIEMAWANIKGYVSSKNVTWNFEKVKELVNEKVAAMGPSEWAKLCKKVKEIEDEYIKSDHVVDVVTEQFIIFADDDSESDSDDDDDEIGDDDETTEPTPGTSSASAGFDIMEGISILPVDDDD